A genome region from Vicia villosa cultivar HV-30 ecotype Madison, WI unplaced genomic scaffold, Vvil1.0 ctg.001168F_1_1, whole genome shotgun sequence includes the following:
- the LOC131633710 gene encoding uncharacterized protein LOC131633710, with protein sequence MFIETRQSRKGKKVDEETQTAIDKLQDYVKNSTESETFTSLFGKEKSGRVRCYGRTTTQTMFKRNQEILVIKKQHSDKVAGMKREMDDMKVLFKTMMKQQNPHMSDEEISNMMASALEITTSTTEHHADPISSASTHIPRCEEHNSLYYLTNGDEEACDDDQDMEEEQEGGCDDQEEDGYYDA encoded by the exons ATGTTCATTGAGACTCGACAAAGTCGAAAAGGAAAAAAAGTGGATGAGGAAACACAAACTGCAATT gatAAGCTTCAAGATTATGTTAAGAACTCGACCGAATCTGAGACATTTACGTCATTGTTTGGGAAAGAAAAATCTGGTCGAGTACGTTGCTATGGAAGAACAACTACACAAACCATGTTTAAAAGAAATCAAGAAATTTTGGTTATTAAAAAGCAACATAGTGATAAAGTGGCTGGAATGAAGAGGGAGATGGATGACATGAAGGTACTTTTTAAGACCATGATGAAGCAACAAAACCCGCATATGAGTGACGAGGAGATCTCTAATATGATGGCATCTGCGTTGGAAATTACCACTAGTACTACTGAACATCATGCTGATCCTATTTCGTCAGCGTCAACTCATATTCCTCGTTGTGAAGAG CATAATTCCTTGTATTACCTCACC AATGGTGATGAAGAAGCTTGTGATGATGATCAAGATatggaagaagaacaagaaggaggttgtgatgatcaagaagaagatGGATATTATGATGCATGA